The nucleotide sequence GAAATGTAATAAAAGGTAAGCAACTTGGAAGAAAATTAGGATTTCCAACTGTAAATCTTGATTATGATAAAAGATTTATACTTCCAAGGGGAGGAGTATACTATACAATTGTATACTATGATGGAAGGCCATTTAGAGGTATAACTAATATAGGTTACAATCCTACTGTTCATGATAATAAATTGAGTGTAGAAACTAATATATTGGATTTTAATAAAATTGTCTATAATGAACATATAACTATATTTTTTATAGATAGAATAAGAGATGAAAAAAAATTTGATTCATTAGAGGAATTATCAGCACGGCTAAAAAAAGACAAAATGTATGCTGTTAAGCATAAATTAGAAATTAATCTTAAAAATTAATTTACATTTGATAATATATTTGCTATAATACACTCGTGAACCCTATGCTATGAGAACCGACTTGCCGACGGCTTTCATGGAATTGGGAGATTACAATTGGAGGTGTCAGTAGATGGAAAAGGCAATGAAAAATAAGATAATGGTAGAGTATGCAAGACATGAAGGAGATACAGGTTCTCCAGAAGTACAGATTGCATTGCTTACTGAGAGAATTAATCATTTAAATGAACATTTAAAGGTTCATAAGAAAGACCACCATTCAAGAAGAGGTCTTTTGATGATGGTTGGTAAAAGAAGAGGACTTTTAAATTATTTGATGAAACAAGATATTGAGAGATATCGTGCTATTATTGCAAAATTACATTTAAGAAAGTAATTTCAGAGCGGCTTAAATACCGCTCTTGTTTTAATTAGTTATCAATTTTTAAAGCATAAGATATCAACTATAATTTTGTAAGTTCAGTAAATGTATAATAAAAATTACTAATAACTATAATAATATTAAAACCTATGAAGGGAGGTTAAATTATTTATGAGTCAGACATTACAGACTAGTGTAGCAGGAAGAACTCTTAAAATTGATTATGGAAAAGTTGGAATGCTTTCAAACTGTGCATTATTGGTAAGCTATGGAGATACGGTGGTTCTTATAAATGCAAATGCTTCAAATGAGCCAAGAGAAGGGGTGGATTTTTTCCCACTAAGTATAGAATATGAAGAAAGATTATATTCGGTAGGTAAAATACCGGGAGGATTTATCAAGAGAGAAGGTAAACCATCTGAAAAGGCTATTTTACATGCGAGGGCTATAGATAGACCGCTTAGACCATTATTTCCAAAAGGATATAGAAATGATGTTCAGGTAGTATGTACTGTTCTTTCTGTAGAACAGGATAATTTGCCGGATATATTAGCAATAAATGGGGCATCGATGGCTTTGTGCTTATCAAGTATACCATTTGATACTCCAGTTGGAGCAGTATCAGTAGGTATCGTTGATGGAGAATATGTAATAAATCCAACACTTGAACAGAGAGAAAAGAGTACTTTAAATTTGACTGTCTGCGCTACAAAAGAGAGAATTATGATGATAGAAGCAGGTGGAGATGAAATACCTGAAGATAGTATGTATGATGCTATTTTATTTGGATTTGAAGAATGTAAGAAAATAGTCGCATTTCAGGAAGAAGCCATGCAAAAATTTGGCAAGCAAAAAGTTATACCAACATTATACGAAGTAGACGATACTCTTGAAAAAGAGATAAGAGCGTTTTCATTTGATATGTTGAATGAAGCTATGTACATAACGGATAGAGATAAAAGAAATGAAGCTATTGATGAAGTAAAAGAAAGAATAGACGAAGAATTCAGTGAAAAATATCCAGATAGTGGTGCTGACATTGCTGATGTTATATATAGAATTCAAAAAGAAATAGTCAGGAATATGTTACTTAATGAACACAGGAGGCCAGATGGAAGAGCATTTAATGAAATTAGACCTATAAGTTGTGAAGTGGGATTGCTGCCCAGGACACATGGTACTGGTCTATTTACTAGAGGATTAACTCAGGTAATGACAGTTGCAACTCTTGGAGCTTTAGGAGATGTTCAAATTTTAGATGGACTAGGTTCAGAGGAATTTAAGAGATATATGCATCATTATAATTTCCCATCATATAGTACTGGAGAGGTTAGGCCACTCAGAGGACCAGGAAGAAGAGAAATAGGACACGGTGCTTTAGCAGAAAAAGCATTAGATCCACTTATTCCTGGTGAGGATAAATTTCCGTATACAATAAGGTTGGTTTCAGAAGTATTGAGTTCAAATGGGTCAACATCACAAGCCAGCGTATGTGGAAGTACACTTGCATTACTTGATGCTGGTGTTCCAATAAAAAGACCAGCAGCAGGAATTGCTATGGGACTTATAACAAATGAAGATTTGTCAAAGCAAGAGATACTGACAGATATACAGGGTATAGAGGATTTTTTTGGAGATATGGATTTTAAAGTCGCCGGAACAGAGATAGGAATTACAGCTATACAGTTTGATACAAAGATACATGGATTAACTATTGAATGTATCAATGAAACTCTTAAAAAAGCAAGAGAAGGTAGATTATTCATATTAAGAAAAATAAATGAATGTATACCGGAGCATAGGGCAGAAGTGTCTAAATATGCACCTAAGACTTATACTATGACGATTGATCCAGATAAGATAAGAGACGTTATAGGTGCAGGTGGAAAAGTTATAAATAAAATTATAGCTGAGACAGGAGTTAAAATTGATATCAAAGAAGATGGAAGAATATTTGTTATGGCTGAGGATAGTGTTGGAGCAAAAAGGGCACTTAAGATAATAGAAGATTTGACTAGAGAAGTAAAAGCAGGAGAGATATATCTTGGTAAAGTAACTAAGATAACTAATTTTGGGGCTTTCGTGGAAATACTTCCTGGAAAAGAAGGACTTGTTCACATATCTAAGCTTGATTTTAGTAGGGTAAATAAAGTTGAAGATGTAGTATCTGTAGGGGATGAAATACTAGTTAAGGTTACTGAAATTGATAATCAGGGAAGGATTAACTTATCCAGAAAAGATGCTATAAAGGATTCGGAAGATAAGAATTCTAAAGAGCAGCAAAAGTAGAAGGGCATTAAAATGCCTTTTTATTTTTATTAATAATTAAGATATAAAATATTTATCTGTATTTAATAATCTTATTTGTAGGAGGATATATGTATAACTTATTTAAATTAGATAATGGTTTAAGGGTTGTTTTAGAAAATATAGATTATGTTAATTCAGTAAGTGTTGGATTATGGGTAAAAAATGGTTCCAGAAATGAAAATAAAAATAATAATGGCATATCGCATTTTATAGAGCATATGCTTTTTAAAGGTACTCAAAATAGGAGTGCACTCGAAATAGCGGAATGTATAGAAAATGTGGGTGGACAAATAAATGCCTTTACTGGAAAAGAATCTACGTGTTTCTATATAAAAGCTCTGGATTCTCATCTTGAACTTGCTATAGATGTAATAGCTGATATGCTATTTAATAGCAAATTTGAACCTCAAGATATAAAGAAGGAAAAAGGAGTTATTATAGAGGAAATAAATATGGGGGAAGATCTTCCTGAGGATGTTTTGGCTGATTTGCACAGTAAGGCCTCATGGGGAGATGATCCTATATCACTTCCAATACTTGGCACTATTGATACTGTTAATTCATTTAATAGACAGCAAATATTAGATTATGTTGAAAAATATTATATACCACAAAATTCAGTATTGTCTATTTCCGGAAAATTTGAAGTCGATAATACATTAAACTTAATAAAGAGGTACTTCGGAAATTGGGTAAGTCATAATAAAAAAGTTACATTATATTCTAAACCTAAGATTTTAAATAATCATATGTTTAAGAAAAAGAGTATAGAACAGCTTCATATGACTCTTGGAATTCCAGGAATTGATATGGATAATGAAGACATGTATGCATTGTCAATTTTAAATAGTATATTTGGTGGAGGAGCATCATCACTTCTTTTTCAGAAGATAAGGGAAGAGAAGGGACTATGCTATTCAATATATTCATATATATCCTCATTTGAAAATACAGGAATAATAAATATATATAATAGTTTAAATAGTAAGTATTGTGAAAATGTAATATATATGATAAAAGAAGAAATATATAAATTTACAAAAAATGGGATAAACAATAAAAAATTAGAGGTAGCTAAGGAACAACTTAAAGGAAGTTATATATTAGGACTCGAAAGTACTAGCAGCAGAATGTTCAGTAATGGAAGATCGATGTTGTTTTTAAATAAAATAAAGGTGCCTGAAGACATAATAGCTAAGATTGACAGTGTTACTTCTGACGATATAAATAGAGTTATGGATTATACATTCAAAAATGGGATAGTAAACTCTGCTTTTGTTGGTGATGATATTAATTTGGACAATATTAAAAATTTAATAGAAAAGGATATAGATTTATTTAATACAGCTGGGAATAAAAAATTTGTTTAGAATTTTTGGTATAGAAGCTTTAGAAAAATCATGGTAATATTTTAAGTTCTCATATCATAATTGTAGATTAATAGATATGTGTGAAATATTTATTTAAACTTAAGGAGGGTAATTATGAGTGAGAATTTAAAATTGTATAGTGAAATGGAAGGCTATGAAGTAATTAATGTAAATGATGGAAACAAATTTAATTGTTTGGGAAATAATGATGTAATAATAGACGAAAATGGTAATTTTAAAATGCTTGTTTTAACTAACAATAAATCTAAAATAGGCCTATTCAGTAAAAATGAATTTATAGAGGTGCCATGGGAATATGTTAGGAAAATAGGAACAAAAACTGTGATAATAGATGCGGATGAAGAACTTTTAAAAAAATATCATTAATTTAAATAGTAAAAAATGTATATATAATTTCTCTAATGCACAAAATATAATTGTGTTAAAGGAGGGAAATTATATGTGTGAAAAAGATGATAAAAAGGGTCAAGAAAGAGAAAACTTAAAGGAATTTGGAAACCAAAATATCCCTAACAGTATTGATAGAATTCAAATTTTACCAATAATAGGTCAGATAGAAGGGCATATGGTACTTACACCGCAGACTAAATCAACAAAATATGAACATGTGATTCCACAGTTAATAGCAATAGAGAATAACAAAAAAGTAGAAGGTTTACTAATAGTCTTAAATACTGTTGGTGGAGATGTAGAGGCAGGTCTTGCAATAGCAGAAATGATAAGAAGTTTAAGCAAACCGACAGTTTCACTTGTGATAGGAGGAGGACACTCTATAGGAGTTCCACTTGCAACTTCAGCTGATTATTCATTTATATCACCATCTGCAACGATGATAGTTCACCCCATAAGAATGAATGGATTAATAATAGGAGTACCGCAGACGTTTGAATATTTTAGAAAGATGCAGGATAGAATTACCGATTTTATAGTTAGAACATCAAAAATTAAAGAAGAGGCTTTAAAAAAACTTATGTCACAGACGGATGATTTATTAAATGATATGGGTACAATTTTGATTGGAAAACAGGCTGTTGCAGAGGGATTAATTGACGAAGTAGGAGGGATAAGTGCTGCATTAACTAAACTTGAAGTCTTGATAAAACAGAAGTCAGATAATGAATAGATAAGATTATAAAATATTTCATTTTATGTATTTGATATGTTAAATAAAAGGAAATATTATAAGCACGTAGAATTATTAACTTGAGGTGATAACGTACATGGCTAAAAAGGTAAAAATTCATCAAAATAATAATGATGTGAAGGGTATTGTACTAGTTACAGCAGGTATACTTATGCTAATTAGTGTCTTCTCAACAGAGACATCGGGCATAGCTGGCAAATTTGTAAAGAAAATGCTGATAACTGCTGCTGGTTTGGGAGCTTTTATATTTCCAGCATTAATAATATTTATAGGTTTTTGCTATATAGCCAAAAAGAAAAAGATAAATTTCAGTCCAAAGTTTTATGGTATAATGCTTTTTCTGATAAATACATTACTTTTTATACAAATGACTGTGATTGATAATTATTATATAGATAGTGATATTCAAGCTTCAATAAGGAAATTGTATCAATCAGATGATATAATTCACGCTGGAATTATAGGAATGATAATAGACATACCATTAATGAAGTTATTTGGCAAAGTTGGATGTTATGTGATTTTTATATCATTATATATAATATCAATTATTTTAATGAGCAGGATTAGCATATATGAAGTAGTGGATAGTATAAGAAATTTCATTCACAAAGATGATGATGATGCTATAAAACTTATTGACGAAGAGCAGGAAGGTACTAAAAAGAGTGTTGATAGTAAAAGGGAAAAGTTTATAAAAAATATAAATAGTAAGATAAAAATACTAAATTTTATGAAGTCATCTGAAGGAGGAAAGGAAGATCGGAAGTTAGATGAACAAGAAGAGTATACGCATAACGAATATAGAAAACACCCTATAAATATTGAGTGTGCATCGGACAGAAAGGTTGATGCACCTATTCCTATGGATGATGAATTAAGTAGACGAATACAGAATATGACTACTAATACTACATATGAATTTCCAAATTCAAATTTATTGAATACAAATTCACAATCTAAGTTGAATAAAGAAGATAAAAAAGAATTAATAGGCAACGCCAGTAAACTTGAAGAAACTTTGTTGAGTTTTGGAGTTGAAGCTAAGGTTATTCAAGTCAGTAAAGGTCCATCCGTCACAAGATTTGAAATTCAACCGAGCCCTGGAGTTAAGGTTAGTAAAATAGTAAACTTAGCTGATGATATAGCACTAGGGCTTGCATCATCTGGAATTAGAATAGAGGCACCTATTCCTGGAAAATCAGCTATAGGAATAGAGGTCCCAAATAGGGAGCTCACACCAGTATATTTAAGAGAGGTTATTGAATCCCCCGAATTCAAAAATTCAAATAAGAATCTTGCATTTTGTCTTGGAAAAGATATAGCAGGTAATTGTGTTATATCTGATCTTTCAAGGATGCCACATATGCTTATAGCAGGATCAACAGGATCAGGTAAGAGTGTATGTATAAATACTCTTATAATAAGTCTAGTATATAAATATTCCCCGGATAATGTAAAACTTTTAATGATAGATCCTAAAGTAGTAGAGTTAAGTATATATAACGGCATACCACATTTGCTTATACCTGTAGTTACTGATCCTAAGAAGGCAGCGGGAGCCTTAAATTGGGCTGTACAGGAAATGAAAAGAAGATATAAATTATTTGCTGGTAATGGTGTTAGAAGTATTGAGAGTTATAATGAACTAGCCGGTCATAAAATTACTTTAGAAAAACTTCCTTTTGTTGTAATTATAATAGATGAATTAGCCGATTTAATGATGGTTTCACCTCATGATGTTGAGGATTATGTATGTAGATTAGCGCAAATGGCGAGAGCTGCTGGTATGCACTTAGTTATAGCAACTCAAAGGCCATCTGTAGATGTAATTACAGGTGTCATAAAGGCAAATATTCCGTCGAGAATATCTTTTGCTGTATCTAGCCAAATTGACTCAAGAACTATACTAGATAGTGCTGGTGCAGAAAAATTATTAGGAAAAGGTGACATGCTTTTTTATCCAGTTGGGGAGTCAAAACCAATAAGGATACAAGGCGCATTTATATCTGAAGGCGAAGTTGAAAGAGTTGTTAGTTTTATAAAGTCTACAGAAGAACCACCAAGTTACCAGAATGATATAATAGATCAAATTAGTACAAGTACTGATAGTAAGAATGAGTATAATAGTGATGAATTATTACAAGAGGCGATAAATATTGTTGTACAAGCAAATCAGGCATCTACTTCACTTCTTCAAAGAAAACTTAGAATAGGATATAATAGGGCGGCTAGGATTATAGACCAAATGGAGGCAAATGGAATAATATCTGCGAGAGATGGAAGTAAACCTCGAAAGATATTAATAAAGAGAGATGATATATAGAATTTGTATTTGTGATTTAATAAGAATTTAATTTACTGCTTGTAAAAATTAATAAGTAGTTTTAAAATAAATTATATGTTGATTTTAATATACTATAATACAGGAGGAAATATAGTGGATGGCGTAAAGATTGGACTAGTAAGTTTAGGCTGTGACAAAAATAGGGTGGATTCAGAAATTATTTTAAGTGGTATTAAGGCTGAGCATATTATAGTAAATGACCCTAGAGAAGCTGATATTATAATTGTAAATACATGTGGATTCATAGAGAGTTCAAAGCAGGAATCCATAGATACAATATTGGAAATGGCTGAATACAAAAGTAAATATAAATGCAGGCTTTTGGTTGCAACAGGATGTCTTACTCAAAGGTATGGTAAGGAATTAATTGATTTAATCCCCGAAATAGATATACTTCTTGGGGTAAATGACTATGATAAACTGAGTGAAGCAATAGATAAGTGTATCAGTGGAGATAAGGAAAAATTCTACAGTTGTACATATAGTGATGTAAATATAAATGAAGGAAACAGAGTCTTGACTACCGGTTCACATTTCGCATATATAAGAATAGCAGAGGGATGTAACAATTTTTGTACCTATTGTATAATACCAAAAATAAGAGGGAAATATAGGAGTAGACAAATAGAGAGTATATTAAAGGAAGCGACTAGTTTAGCTAGGTCTGGAGTAAAGGAATTAATACTAATAGCACAGGATACAAGTATTTATGGCATCGATATATATGGGAAAAGTGTACTTCACAAACTTATAAAAAGGCTTTCTTTAATAGATGGCATAGAATGGATTAGGATTCTATACTGTTATCCTGAACAGATCACACAGGAGCTTATAGACGAAATAGAAAGCAATAAAAAAGTATGTAAATATTTAGATATACCGATTCAGCACATAAGCGACAATGTATTAAAGGCTATGGGAAGAAAAGGTACCAGACAGGATATAATAAATAATATATATAAGCTTAGACAAAAAATAAAAAATATTGTACTCAGGACCTCTATTATAGTTGGATTTCCAGGTGAAACACAAGAAGATTTTGAAAAACTCAAGAAATTTATAAAGGATATTAAATTTGACAAATTAGGAGTATTCAAATATTCTAAAGAGGAAGGTACTGCTGCTGCTTTAATGGATTGTCAGGTTTCTGAAGATGTAAAGGAAAGCAGAGAAGAAGAACTTATGAGTATTCAACAACAGATATCAAAGAATATTAATGATTCAAAGATTGGAAAGACATATGAGGTTATAGTAGAAGGCAAAGAAGAAGAGTGGTATGGAAGAAGTTATGAAATGACACCTGAAGTCGATGGAATGATTTACTTTAATTCTAATAATGATTTGAAAATAGGTGAAATTGTAAAAGTGAAAATCACTCACGCTTTTGAATATGATTTAATAGGAGTTGAGTGTTATGAATCTTGCTAATAAACTTACAATACTTAGAATTATATTGGTTCCATTTTTTCTGATATTTGTCACTGTAAAGGAT is from Clostridium fermenticellae and encodes:
- a CDS encoding YlmC/YmxH family sporulation protein, giving the protein MSENLKLYSEMEGYEVINVNDGNKFNCLGNNDVIIDENGNFKMLVLTNNKSKIGLFSKNEFIEVPWEYVRKIGTKTVIIDADEELLKKYH
- a CDS encoding FtsK/SpoIIIE family DNA translocase yields the protein MAKKVKIHQNNNDVKGIVLVTAGILMLISVFSTETSGIAGKFVKKMLITAAGLGAFIFPALIIFIGFCYIAKKKKINFSPKFYGIMLFLINTLLFIQMTVIDNYYIDSDIQASIRKLYQSDDIIHAGIIGMIIDIPLMKLFGKVGCYVIFISLYIISIILMSRISIYEVVDSIRNFIHKDDDDAIKLIDEEQEGTKKSVDSKREKFIKNINSKIKILNFMKSSEGGKEDRKLDEQEEYTHNEYRKHPINIECASDRKVDAPIPMDDELSRRIQNMTTNTTYEFPNSNLLNTNSQSKLNKEDKKELIGNASKLEETLLSFGVEAKVIQVSKGPSVTRFEIQPSPGVKVSKIVNLADDIALGLASSGIRIEAPIPGKSAIGIEVPNRELTPVYLREVIESPEFKNSNKNLAFCLGKDIAGNCVISDLSRMPHMLIAGSTGSGKSVCINTLIISLVYKYSPDNVKLLMIDPKVVELSIYNGIPHLLIPVVTDPKKAAGALNWAVQEMKRRYKLFAGNGVRSIESYNELAGHKITLEKLPFVVIIIDELADLMMVSPHDVEDYVCRLAQMARAAGMHLVIATQRPSVDVITGVIKANIPSRISFAVSSQIDSRTILDSAGAEKLLGKGDMLFYPVGESKPIRIQGAFISEGEVERVVSFIKSTEEPPSYQNDIIDQISTSTDSKNEYNSDELLQEAINIVVQANQASTSLLQRKLRIGYNRAARIIDQMEANGIISARDGSKPRKILIKRDDI
- the rpsO gene encoding 30S ribosomal protein S15, which gives rise to MEKAMKNKIMVEYARHEGDTGSPEVQIALLTERINHLNEHLKVHKKDHHSRRGLLMMVGKRRGLLNYLMKQDIERYRAIIAKLHLRK
- a CDS encoding ClpP family protease, translating into MCEKDDKKGQERENLKEFGNQNIPNSIDRIQILPIIGQIEGHMVLTPQTKSTKYEHVIPQLIAIENNKKVEGLLIVLNTVGGDVEAGLAIAEMIRSLSKPTVSLVIGGGHSIGVPLATSADYSFISPSATMIVHPIRMNGLIIGVPQTFEYFRKMQDRITDFIVRTSKIKEEALKKLMSQTDDLLNDMGTILIGKQAVAEGLIDEVGGISAALTKLEVLIKQKSDNE
- a CDS encoding polyribonucleotide nucleotidyltransferase, coding for MSQTLQTSVAGRTLKIDYGKVGMLSNCALLVSYGDTVVLINANASNEPREGVDFFPLSIEYEERLYSVGKIPGGFIKREGKPSEKAILHARAIDRPLRPLFPKGYRNDVQVVCTVLSVEQDNLPDILAINGASMALCLSSIPFDTPVGAVSVGIVDGEYVINPTLEQREKSTLNLTVCATKERIMMIEAGGDEIPEDSMYDAILFGFEECKKIVAFQEEAMQKFGKQKVIPTLYEVDDTLEKEIRAFSFDMLNEAMYITDRDKRNEAIDEVKERIDEEFSEKYPDSGADIADVIYRIQKEIVRNMLLNEHRRPDGRAFNEIRPISCEVGLLPRTHGTGLFTRGLTQVMTVATLGALGDVQILDGLGSEEFKRYMHHYNFPSYSTGEVRPLRGPGRREIGHGALAEKALDPLIPGEDKFPYTIRLVSEVLSSNGSTSQASVCGSTLALLDAGVPIKRPAAGIAMGLITNEDLSKQEILTDIQGIEDFFGDMDFKVAGTEIGITAIQFDTKIHGLTIECINETLKKAREGRLFILRKINECIPEHRAEVSKYAPKTYTMTIDPDKIRDVIGAGGKVINKIIAETGVKIDIKEDGRIFVMAEDSVGAKRALKIIEDLTREVKAGEIYLGKVTKITNFGAFVEILPGKEGLVHISKLDFSRVNKVEDVVSVGDEILVKVTEIDNQGRINLSRKDAIKDSEDKNSKEQQK
- a CDS encoding M16 family metallopeptidase; translated protein: MYNLFKLDNGLRVVLENIDYVNSVSVGLWVKNGSRNENKNNNGISHFIEHMLFKGTQNRSALEIAECIENVGGQINAFTGKESTCFYIKALDSHLELAIDVIADMLFNSKFEPQDIKKEKGVIIEEINMGEDLPEDVLADLHSKASWGDDPISLPILGTIDTVNSFNRQQILDYVEKYYIPQNSVLSISGKFEVDNTLNLIKRYFGNWVSHNKKVTLYSKPKILNNHMFKKKSIEQLHMTLGIPGIDMDNEDMYALSILNSIFGGGASSLLFQKIREEKGLCYSIYSYISSFENTGIINIYNSLNSKYCENVIYMIKEEIYKFTKNGINNKKLEVAKEQLKGSYILGLESTSSRMFSNGRSMLFLNKIKVPEDIIAKIDSVTSDDINRVMDYTFKNGIVNSAFVGDDINLDNIKNLIEKDIDLFNTAGNKKFV
- the rimO gene encoding 30S ribosomal protein S12 methylthiotransferase RimO, translated to MDGVKIGLVSLGCDKNRVDSEIILSGIKAEHIIVNDPREADIIIVNTCGFIESSKQESIDTILEMAEYKSKYKCRLLVATGCLTQRYGKELIDLIPEIDILLGVNDYDKLSEAIDKCISGDKEKFYSCTYSDVNINEGNRVLTTGSHFAYIRIAEGCNNFCTYCIIPKIRGKYRSRQIESILKEATSLARSGVKELILIAQDTSIYGIDIYGKSVLHKLIKRLSLIDGIEWIRILYCYPEQITQELIDEIESNKKVCKYLDIPIQHISDNVLKAMGRKGTRQDIINNIYKLRQKIKNIVLRTSIIVGFPGETQEDFEKLKKFIKDIKFDKLGVFKYSKEEGTAAALMDCQVSEDVKESREEELMSIQQQISKNINDSKIGKTYEVIVEGKEEEWYGRSYEMTPEVDGMIYFNSNNDLKIGEIVKVKITHAFEYDLIGVECYESC